In Bradyrhizobium erythrophlei, a single genomic region encodes these proteins:
- a CDS encoding MFS transporter, with translation MNVMAQQPAGALETADNTLSPQASHAIWGAAVGFFVDNYDIFLPVIALAPAMVYFIPADVPPGIAAVASAMIFATTLIGRPLGAFIFGHFADTIGRKRTTIISVMGFGVVTLLIAVLPGYETLGPAVIWIFIGLRLIDGIFLGGEYTSANPLAMEYCPKDKRGLFGAVIQSAAPLGTAGISLVTLAVLLLFPAKGPGSPYVEWGWRIPFFVGSIMAFALAYYYQNSVEESEIWRKSDKTAHASSPIKMLFTGENLKSFLQVFVVMTGFWLLLNASLAVMPGLLAVQMKVGSVETTSALVIAYLALSVVYVLGGVVSQLIGRRTYLLVASVCTATLGTLCYYLLLNTVPGDLTRIMILTTLTTVLVVAPGALGTVYINERFRTTVRASGFGLGYSLAIILPAFYVFYQTWLAYFMPFKYTVLVLVVVGAVLIFVGAALGPETKDVDFGSAAAEKT, from the coding sequence ATGAATGTTATGGCACAGCAACCGGCGGGCGCGCTGGAGACGGCTGACAACACGCTCAGTCCCCAGGCAAGCCACGCGATCTGGGGCGCGGCGGTCGGCTTCTTTGTCGACAATTACGACATCTTTCTGCCGGTCATCGCGCTTGCGCCGGCCATGGTCTACTTTATCCCGGCGGATGTGCCGCCCGGCATCGCGGCGGTGGCGTCCGCAATGATCTTTGCGACGACGCTGATCGGCCGGCCGTTGGGAGCGTTCATCTTCGGTCACTTTGCCGACACCATCGGCAGAAAGCGCACGACCATCATTTCGGTGATGGGTTTTGGTGTCGTCACGCTGCTGATTGCCGTCCTGCCTGGCTATGAGACGCTTGGGCCGGCGGTGATCTGGATTTTCATCGGCTTGCGTCTGATCGACGGCATCTTCCTCGGCGGCGAATACACCTCCGCCAATCCGCTGGCGATGGAATATTGTCCAAAGGACAAGCGCGGTCTGTTTGGCGCGGTGATCCAGAGCGCAGCGCCGCTGGGGACGGCTGGCATTTCGCTCGTGACGCTGGCGGTGCTGCTGCTGTTTCCGGCAAAGGGACCCGGCTCGCCCTATGTGGAGTGGGGATGGAGAATTCCCTTCTTCGTGGGTTCGATCATGGCGTTTGCGCTTGCCTATTATTACCAGAATTCAGTCGAGGAATCCGAAATCTGGCGCAAGTCGGACAAGACCGCGCACGCTAGTTCGCCGATCAAGATGCTGTTCACCGGCGAAAACCTGAAGAGCTTCTTGCAGGTGTTCGTTGTGATGACCGGCTTCTGGCTGCTTCTCAACGCCTCGCTTGCGGTGATGCCCGGTCTGCTTGCCGTGCAGATGAAAGTGGGAAGCGTCGAGACCACAAGCGCGCTCGTGATCGCCTATCTCGCGCTGAGCGTGGTCTACGTTCTCGGCGGCGTAGTCAGCCAGCTCATCGGCCGCCGGACCTATCTGCTGGTCGCAAGCGTCTGCACGGCGACGCTGGGCACGCTTTGTTACTACCTGCTGTTGAACACGGTTCCCGGTGATCTGACACGCATCATGATCCTGACGACGTTGACAACGGTGCTGGTCGTCGCTCCCGGCGCGCTCGGCACCGTCTATATCAACGAACGGTTCAGAACGACGGTCAGGGCATCCGGCTTCGGCCTGGGCTACAGCCTCGCAATCATTCTGCCCGCGTTCTACGTCTTCTATCAGACCTGGCTCGCCTACTTTATGCCTTTCAAGTACACCGTGCTGGTGCTGGTGGTGGTCGGGGCCGTCCTCATCTTCGTCGGAGCCGCGCTCGGTCCCGAGACCAAGGATGTCGATTTTGGATCTGCGGCCGCGGAGAAGACGTAG
- a CDS encoding (2Fe-2S)-binding protein translates to MSRPQLIELCVNGSQRAARAGSDQTLLEVLRDELHLTGPKRGCNQGVCGACTVLVDDQPVRSCLSLAVLTQNRSITTVEGLADGKSLTALQKAIIDFGAVQCGFCTGGMLMVAHALLAENPHPTPDEVRSALSGNLCRCSGYTKIVEAVCRANEGMHP, encoded by the coding sequence ATGAGCAGGCCGCAGCTCATCGAACTATGTGTGAACGGTTCGCAGCGGGCGGCTCGCGCCGGCTCGGATCAGACGCTGCTCGAGGTGTTGCGCGACGAGCTTCATCTCACCGGGCCAAAGCGTGGCTGCAACCAGGGAGTTTGCGGAGCCTGCACGGTGCTGGTCGATGATCAGCCGGTTCGCTCGTGCCTGTCGCTGGCGGTCCTGACCCAGAACCGATCAATCACCACGGTCGAAGGGCTGGCGGATGGAAAATCACTGACGGCCTTGCAGAAGGCCATCATCGACTTTGGCGCCGTCCAGTGCGGATTTTGCACCGGCGGAATGCTGATGGTCGCGCATGCGCTGTTGGCCGAAAATCCGCACCCGACCCCGGACGAAGTCCGATCGGCGCTTTCCGGCAACCTGTGCCGTTGTTCCGGTTACACCAAGATTGTCGAGGCCGTCTGTCGCGCCAACGAAGGAATGCACCCGTGA
- a CDS encoding molybdopterin cofactor-binding domain-containing protein has protein sequence MSVVGQSIPRLDSREKVSGRAHYIADLYRPGMLYGAILGSPYAHARIKSYDVRAAKQLPGVVSVLTGSDFKGGKFGPFIKDETVLAAGKVRYVGEPVCIVAAEDEKTARRAARMIEVEYEELPAVLTPDEAMAASAPVIHEDNESYFRVHHTDCGGNLAWSTSFAEGDIERAWSDCDVIVEGEFETQAQAHVAIEPCGALAEIDSTGRVTLWSSNQSVFRVQANVCEALSLSMSKLRCVTPRVGGGFGNKMEMHVQAMTAALAIDSGRPVKLILSREEDFEIVRHRHPYRIRAKTGAKRDGTLVAREVDIVVDCGAYGDDSPGVMGFSLLMARGPYRIPNVRAAGRLYYTNKIRFGAFRGFGNPQVSFATEIQIDEIAEKIGMDPLELRLKNATRKGDSWVGGGPVHSDGFVGCLKAVRESSGWNRRDKLPAAPGKRRSLGLACSSHISGLLATAAIVRVLEDGTIVLNTGAVDIGQGSDTVLTQMCAASLEIPVDRVVIGSPDTDSSPYNWGTTASRVTYMVGRAIVAAAAEVEEKLKTHAADIFECSTADLTLRPGGKIGIVGIPERELSFQDLSLRAHWAVGGPIMGSASVMYDQQTIDPKRTIATGVPFPQIGVFSFSAIVCDVEVDEATGKVTVNEAWSACDVGKAINPGSVEGQIQGGFVQGLGFALCEEVVWDGAKIANPSLMDYKVPTTLDVPPKVHALLIEDPEPDGPFGAKGIGEIPICAVAPAVMNGIAGACGRRLRRLPATPSGCFLRCSTQESLMRPEDYPAQEPFSPPARLYHDEVMKRGASVIGGKEFSYGPDPYQSVTIWNAQKPNGAVLAFIHGGGWTNGYKEWMAFMAPAFADAGITFASIGYRLAPQHVFPAGFDDAAAGVALVARHARSFGGDPLRVFVGGHSAGGHYAALMALTRSDIALRGCLPISGVFDFGPQSELTMRPRFLGPPDSGSEGPASPITNISGKPGPFFIAHGSEDFPHLMSQSVRMEDALRAAGGEVEWLVLQGRDHFTASYAGGESKGPWVPRAVEWILRH, from the coding sequence GTGAGCGTGGTCGGACAAAGCATTCCCCGGTTGGATAGCCGCGAAAAGGTATCGGGCAGGGCGCATTACATCGCCGACCTTTACCGGCCCGGCATGCTGTATGGCGCCATCCTTGGCAGTCCGTACGCCCACGCTCGCATCAAATCCTATGATGTGCGCGCTGCCAAGCAACTTCCCGGCGTGGTCAGCGTCTTGACCGGTTCGGATTTCAAGGGCGGGAAGTTCGGTCCCTTCATCAAGGATGAAACCGTCCTGGCGGCCGGAAAAGTTCGCTACGTCGGCGAACCCGTCTGCATTGTTGCGGCCGAAGATGAAAAAACGGCTCGCCGCGCCGCCCGCATGATCGAGGTGGAATACGAGGAGCTGCCAGCGGTCTTGACGCCTGATGAGGCCATGGCGGCGTCCGCGCCGGTCATTCATGAAGACAACGAATCCTATTTTCGCGTGCATCACACGGACTGCGGCGGAAATCTGGCCTGGTCGACCTCCTTTGCGGAAGGCGATATCGAGCGCGCCTGGTCGGATTGCGACGTCATCGTCGAGGGCGAGTTCGAGACGCAAGCGCAGGCGCACGTGGCCATCGAACCATGTGGGGCGCTGGCGGAAATCGATTCGACCGGTCGGGTGACGTTGTGGTCCTCCAACCAATCCGTATTCCGCGTCCAGGCCAACGTCTGCGAGGCGCTCAGCCTTTCGATGTCAAAGTTGCGATGCGTGACCCCTCGGGTGGGTGGCGGCTTCGGCAACAAGATGGAAATGCATGTTCAGGCGATGACGGCGGCGCTTGCGATCGACAGCGGCCGGCCGGTCAAGCTCATCCTCAGCAGGGAAGAGGACTTTGAAATCGTCCGCCACCGGCACCCTTATCGGATCCGGGCAAAAACCGGCGCAAAGCGCGACGGCACGCTGGTCGCACGTGAAGTGGATATTGTCGTCGATTGCGGGGCATATGGTGACGACAGCCCGGGCGTGATGGGCTTTTCGTTGCTGATGGCGCGTGGGCCATACCGGATTCCGAATGTGCGCGCGGCAGGGCGGCTGTATTACACCAACAAGATCCGGTTTGGGGCCTTCAGGGGTTTCGGCAATCCGCAGGTGTCGTTCGCGACCGAGATCCAGATCGACGAGATCGCCGAAAAAATCGGCATGGATCCGCTCGAGCTTCGATTGAAGAACGCTACGCGCAAGGGTGACAGCTGGGTCGGCGGCGGGCCCGTCCACTCCGACGGCTTTGTAGGTTGCCTGAAAGCCGTTCGTGAATCTTCCGGGTGGAATCGCCGTGACAAGCTGCCGGCCGCGCCCGGCAAACGTCGCAGTCTTGGTTTGGCCTGTTCCTCTCACATCAGCGGCTTGCTGGCGACGGCTGCGATCGTTCGCGTCCTCGAAGATGGCACGATCGTTCTGAACACCGGGGCCGTCGATATCGGACAGGGCTCGGATACCGTGCTGACGCAGATGTGCGCCGCCTCACTGGAAATCCCGGTCGATCGCGTTGTCATCGGCAGTCCCGACACTGACAGTTCGCCTTACAATTGGGGAACGACCGCCAGCCGCGTAACCTATATGGTCGGACGGGCGATCGTTGCGGCGGCGGCTGAGGTGGAGGAAAAACTCAAGACCCACGCTGCCGATATTTTCGAGTGCTCGACCGCGGACCTCACGCTGCGTCCGGGCGGCAAGATCGGGATCGTCGGCATTCCGGAACGCGAGTTGAGTTTCCAGGATCTATCGCTTCGGGCGCACTGGGCGGTTGGCGGTCCCATCATGGGGTCGGCCAGCGTGATGTACGACCAGCAGACGATTGATCCGAAGCGGACCATCGCAACCGGAGTGCCATTTCCGCAGATCGGCGTGTTCTCATTTTCGGCAATCGTTTGCGACGTCGAAGTCGATGAGGCGACCGGCAAGGTCACCGTCAATGAAGCATGGTCGGCGTGTGACGTCGGAAAGGCCATCAATCCCGGATCCGTCGAGGGACAGATACAGGGCGGCTTTGTCCAGGGGCTCGGCTTCGCCCTCTGCGAGGAAGTCGTATGGGATGGCGCCAAGATCGCCAACCCCAGCCTCATGGACTACAAAGTACCGACGACACTTGATGTGCCGCCCAAGGTCCATGCTCTTCTCATCGAAGATCCGGAGCCGGATGGCCCGTTCGGCGCCAAGGGCATCGGCGAAATTCCCATCTGCGCCGTCGCGCCGGCCGTCATGAACGGCATAGCGGGGGCATGCGGCCGTCGCTTGCGCCGGCTTCCCGCCACCCCGAGCGGGTGCTTTTTGCGATGCTCGACGCAGGAGAGCCTCATGCGTCCTGAAGATTATCCCGCGCAGGAACCGTTTTCGCCGCCCGCACGCCTCTATCATGACGAGGTGATGAAGCGCGGTGCCTCCGTCATCGGGGGAAAAGAATTTTCATATGGACCTGATCCGTACCAGAGCGTGACGATCTGGAACGCGCAAAAACCAAATGGCGCGGTGCTTGCGTTCATTCACGGGGGCGGGTGGACCAATGGCTACAAGGAATGGATGGCGTTCATGGCGCCGGCCTTCGCGGATGCCGGAATCACGTTCGCAAGCATTGGATACAGGCTGGCTCCGCAGCATGTATTTCCGGCCGGCTTTGATGACGCCGCCGCGGGAGTGGCTTTGGTGGCCAGGCATGCGCGCTCATTTGGCGGTGACCCGTTGCGGGTTTTTGTCGGCGGCCATTCGGCCGGTGGACATTATGCAGCCCTCATGGCGCTGACGCGCTCCGATATCGCGCTGCGCGGCTGTTTGCCGATCTCGGGCGTGTTCGACTTCGGTCCGCAGTCCGAACTCACGATGAGGCCGCGCTTCCTTGGCCCTCCCGATTCGGGCAGCGAAGGGCCGGCCAGTCCGATTACCAATATCAGCGGCAAACCTGGCCCATTTTTCATCGCTCACGGCAGTGAAGATTTTCCTCATCTCATGAGCCAGTCGGTTCGCATGGAGGACGCGCTGCGCGCCGCCGGCGGCGAAGTCGAGTGGCTCGTGCTCCAGGGGCGAGATCATTTTACTGCAAGCTATGCCGGTGGCGAATCGAAGGGGCCTTGGGTGCCGCGGGCTGTCGAGTGGATTTTGCGGCATTAA
- a CDS encoding FAD binding domain-containing protein — MDLFLPQTIEEAVGLLVQHEGARCISGGATLVAMMNAGLVEPAALISLRQIPALSGIVREADGRVRIGAMTRHVDTATSACFKDGQRVVPSAAVRIANRVVRNMGTMGGSISFADPAADYLAALTAAEAIIDIASPEGSRSLPIADFVTDWYTTALAPDEIVTSINVPAAPLGSVGHYEKLARVSGDFAIVSIAIMAKFEGDICTFIRMAVGGCGPAPLRLREAEALLEGTSVSPSLISEAGRMLVAISDPVDDVRASAEYRRTVLPRLLVKAISQIQHAEKAEVA, encoded by the coding sequence ATGGATCTCTTCCTTCCACAAACGATCGAAGAGGCGGTTGGACTTCTGGTCCAGCATGAGGGCGCCCGCTGCATCTCCGGGGGCGCCACGCTCGTCGCGATGATGAATGCGGGCCTGGTCGAGCCGGCCGCCTTGATCAGCTTGCGGCAGATCCCGGCGCTGTCCGGGATCGTGCGCGAAGCCGATGGCCGGGTTCGAATCGGCGCGATGACGCGCCACGTCGACACCGCGACTTCGGCTTGCTTCAAGGATGGGCAGCGCGTCGTGCCTTCTGCCGCGGTGCGTATCGCCAATCGCGTCGTCCGCAATATGGGCACGATGGGCGGGTCGATTTCGTTTGCGGATCCTGCGGCCGACTACCTCGCCGCGCTTACGGCCGCAGAAGCGATAATCGACATTGCCTCACCTGAAGGCAGCCGATCGCTTCCCATCGCCGACTTCGTCACGGATTGGTACACCACCGCGCTTGCTCCCGACGAAATTGTTACGTCGATCAACGTTCCGGCCGCGCCGCTTGGCTCGGTCGGCCATTACGAGAAACTGGCGCGAGTTTCCGGTGATTTCGCGATTGTTTCGATTGCGATCATGGCGAAGTTCGAAGGCGATATCTGCACGTTCATTCGCATGGCGGTGGGCGGATGCGGGCCCGCCCCGCTGCGCCTGCGGGAAGCGGAAGCTTTGCTCGAAGGAACCTCCGTGAGTCCTTCGCTGATTTCGGAAGCGGGCCGTATGCTGGTTGCCATCAGCGACCCCGTCGACGACGTGCGTGCATCGGCCGAATATCGTCGCACCGTGCTGCCGCGGCTGCTCGTGAAGGCGATTTCACAGATCCAACACGCAGAAAAAGCCGAGGTCGCATGA
- a CDS encoding TetR/AcrR family transcriptional regulator → MAQVKKPAVREAILGAAHRLFREQSYNGTTLSQIAGEAEISTANLYSYFPSKFDILYSIYDPWLRERLKRLEIELLAIRNSRKRLKHLIAVIWRDIPAEENAFANNIIQAVSGASREGYDPSLLKTAEKSVAEMLRDILPPDRLKAVNVKSVSHIIFMAFDGFAMGAHVNRGAACSDEEIELLCDLILGNERRSASQNSHSRQSTRSSAR, encoded by the coding sequence ATGGCGCAAGTTAAAAAGCCGGCCGTACGCGAAGCGATCCTCGGCGCGGCACATCGCCTGTTTCGCGAACAGAGTTACAACGGCACGACTCTCAGTCAGATCGCCGGTGAGGCCGAGATATCCACGGCGAACCTCTATTCGTATTTTCCTTCGAAGTTCGACATTCTCTATTCCATCTACGACCCCTGGCTTCGAGAGCGCCTCAAGCGACTCGAGATCGAGCTCCTGGCGATACGTAATTCCCGCAAGAGGCTCAAGCATCTGATCGCGGTGATCTGGCGCGATATCCCGGCGGAAGAAAACGCGTTCGCCAACAATATTATTCAGGCCGTTTCGGGTGCGAGCCGCGAGGGATATGACCCGTCGCTGCTGAAGACGGCCGAGAAATCGGTAGCCGAGATGCTTCGCGACATCCTGCCGCCCGATCGCCTGAAGGCCGTCAACGTGAAATCCGTATCGCACATCATCTTCATGGCCTTCGATGGTTTCGCGATGGGGGCCCATGTGAATCGAGGCGCGGCGTGCAGCGACGAAGAAATCGAACTCCTGTGCGATCTGATTTTGGGCAACGAGCGGCGTTCAGCGAGCCAAAACTCGCATTCGCGCCAGTCAACACGGTCCTCGGCGCGGTAA
- a CDS encoding CoxG family protein, which produces MRIEDRFSIAAPRDRVWQAIRSPDIVASCLPGCHDVEVISPTNYKARIRVQLGPIKADFAIDIDVISEIEFEEVRSRSRGEEGGRASSLSSENVLRLTALDAETTELHYSSEVAVVGRLGKFGLGVMKKKAESLGHDFAVAFRQKIEHAAVDK; this is translated from the coding sequence ATGCGTATCGAGGATCGCTTTTCCATTGCCGCCCCTCGCGATCGTGTCTGGCAGGCGATTCGCAGCCCGGACATCGTGGCTTCGTGCCTGCCAGGATGCCACGACGTCGAGGTCATCAGTCCAACCAATTACAAGGCCAGAATCCGGGTGCAGCTCGGCCCCATCAAGGCGGACTTCGCGATCGATATCGATGTGATCTCTGAAATCGAATTCGAGGAAGTGCGCTCTCGTTCCCGGGGCGAGGAAGGGGGCAGGGCCAGTTCGCTGTCTTCGGAGAATGTGCTGCGACTGACTGCGCTCGATGCCGAGACCACCGAACTGCATTACTCATCCGAAGTCGCGGTGGTCGGTCGCCTCGGCAAATTCGGCCTCGGTGTCATGAAGAAAAAGGCGGAAAGCCTCGGCCACGACTTTGCGGTCGCCTTCAGACAAAAAATTGAACATGCCGCGGTAGACAAGTAA
- a CDS encoding PDR/VanB family oxidoreductase has product MSDVAEMIPPAKLGASASNAAAPSSIQARVRAMRWEAPGVLSLELSSADGAMLPPFEPGAHVDLRLPDGTLRQYSLCGDPSDRSHYRLGIRAVSGGLSSTFVHRKLRPGELVTVSAPRNNFPLEDAQRYIFVAGGIGITPLIPMMREARERGRPWTLLYCNKRDGEAPFLDEIRALGGEVSLHSSEAGTRLDVASKLAAMQDGAMIYCCGPERLMTAVEEATAAWPEGTVHFEWFAPRSRPADDAAGSFEVVCNLSGLTLTVPEDRSVLDILNEAGIEVPCSCQQGICGTCETRVVSGEVDHRDSILSSVERAANETMMTCVSRAKAGSRLILDI; this is encoded by the coding sequence ATGTCGGACGTCGCAGAAATGATCCCGCCTGCAAAACTCGGCGCGAGCGCATCGAATGCCGCCGCGCCATCGAGCATTCAGGCCCGCGTGCGCGCCATGCGTTGGGAAGCGCCCGGCGTGCTGTCGCTCGAACTCTCTTCTGCCGACGGCGCCATGTTGCCGCCCTTCGAGCCCGGCGCGCATGTCGATCTTCGCCTGCCGGATGGCACGTTGCGGCAATATTCGCTGTGCGGCGATCCATCGGATCGCTCGCACTACCGGCTCGGCATTCGCGCGGTCAGCGGCGGGCTGTCGTCGACCTTCGTGCACCGCAAGCTGCGCCCCGGCGAACTCGTGACCGTCAGCGCGCCGCGCAACAATTTTCCGCTTGAAGACGCGCAGCGTTACATTTTCGTTGCCGGTGGCATCGGAATCACGCCGCTGATTCCGATGATGCGGGAAGCGCGCGAGCGCGGCAGGCCGTGGACATTGCTCTATTGCAACAAGCGAGACGGCGAGGCGCCGTTTCTTGACGAGATCCGCGCGCTCGGCGGCGAGGTTTCCTTGCACAGTTCGGAGGCCGGCACGCGGCTCGATGTCGCAAGCAAGCTGGCTGCGATGCAGGACGGCGCCATGATCTATTGTTGCGGGCCTGAGCGGCTGATGACCGCGGTAGAGGAGGCGACTGCCGCCTGGCCGGAAGGCACCGTGCATTTCGAATGGTTCGCGCCGCGCAGCCGGCCGGCTGATGATGCCGCGGGCAGCTTCGAGGTGGTCTGCAATCTCTCTGGCTTGACGCTCACCGTGCCCGAAGATCGCAGCGTTCTCGATATTCTCAACGAGGCCGGCATCGAGGTTCCCTGCTCATGCCAGCAAGGAATTTGCGGAACCTGCGAGACGCGGGTGGTTTCCGGCGAAGTCGACCATCGCGACAGCATCCTGTCGTCGGTCGAGCGCGCCGCAAACGAGACCATGATGACATGCGTGTCGCGGGCCAAGGCCGGCTCGCGCCTCATTCTTGATATTTGA
- a CDS encoding recombinase-like helix-turn-helix domain-containing protein translates to MEYRFPYLSPHQTRTQPPTAWQQELANAIEGIFSKGARELDELVAGLNASRVRPPNGGDWTEANFTAVMKELGA, encoded by the coding sequence ATGGAATACCGATTTCCCTACCTCAGTCCGCATCAGACCCGGACTCAGCCGCCGACCGCGTGGCAGCAGGAACTCGCCAACGCGATCGAGGGCATTTTCAGCAAGGGCGCGCGCGAGCTCGATGAACTTGTCGCCGGCCTGAACGCCTCGCGCGTTCGCCCGCCGAACGGCGGCGACTGGACCGAAGCCAATTTCACCGCGGTCATGAAAGAACTGGGAGCCTGA
- a CDS encoding aromatic ring-hydroxylating oxygenase subunit alpha: MSVATLDRTANTPAPTDQQVQAYLLTGLRNRWWPILPSRFVEAGGKPLGLTRLGESLVLWRDSRGVIHVQADRCPHRAVPLSRGINEGDRLRCNYHGVEVGPDGKVLKVPGQPGCPLEGKKAVKTYPSREIAGAIFAWFGDALHQEASEFEPPEQLVDPEYSHFLCYADWEMAWRYAFDNLMDPMHGTFLHANSHTMFQGETQAHFVTRDTPHGYFFEKEGQRDVNFDWSEFVDKGALYVRLEIPYPPSGGPGGNFGIVGFGTPIDENTMCVFFWRVRKVNGWQRDVWRFLYKTNLEPRHWDVLEQDREILAGVKPGLEKYEMLYQHDAGVIRLRRYLAQQARKQLVELQAAGK; this comes from the coding sequence ATGAGCGTTGCAACACTCGACCGTACCGCCAATACACCCGCGCCCACCGATCAGCAGGTCCAGGCCTATCTGCTCACCGGCTTGCGCAATCGCTGGTGGCCGATCCTGCCCTCGCGCTTCGTCGAAGCCGGCGGCAAGCCGCTCGGCCTGACCCGGCTCGGCGAATCTCTGGTGCTGTGGCGCGACTCGCGCGGCGTCATTCACGTGCAGGCCGATCGTTGTCCTCATCGCGCGGTGCCGCTGTCGCGCGGCATCAACGAGGGCGATCGGCTGCGCTGCAATTACCACGGCGTCGAGGTTGGCCCCGACGGCAAGGTGCTGAAGGTTCCCGGCCAACCCGGCTGCCCGCTCGAAGGCAAGAAGGCGGTGAAGACCTATCCGTCGCGAGAAATAGCCGGCGCCATCTTCGCCTGGTTCGGCGACGCGCTGCACCAGGAGGCGAGCGAGTTTGAGCCCCCGGAGCAATTGGTTGATCCGGAATACTCGCACTTCCTCTGCTATGCAGACTGGGAGATGGCGTGGCGTTATGCCTTCGACAATCTCATGGATCCCATGCATGGCACATTCCTGCATGCCAACTCCCACACCATGTTCCAGGGGGAGACCCAGGCCCATTTCGTCACCCGCGATACGCCGCATGGCTATTTCTTCGAGAAAGAAGGTCAGCGCGACGTGAACTTCGATTGGAGCGAATTTGTCGATAAAGGTGCGCTCTATGTTCGTCTCGAAATTCCCTATCCGCCATCGGGCGGACCCGGCGGCAATTTCGGGATCGTCGGTTTCGGTACCCCGATCGACGAGAATACAATGTGCGTGTTCTTCTGGCGCGTCCGCAAGGTGAACGGCTGGCAGCGCGACGTTTGGCGCTTCCTTTACAAGACCAATCTCGAACCGCGTCACTGGGACGTTCTTGAGCAGGACCGCGAGATCCTCGCCGGCGTCAAGCCGGGCCTCGAGAAATACGAGATGCTCTATCAGCACGATGCCGGCGTGATCCGGCTGCGCCGTTATCTGGCGCAGCAAGCGCGCAAGCAACTGGTCGAACTTCAGGCCGCAGGGAAATAA
- a CDS encoding amino acid ABC transporter substrate-binding protein, giving the protein MKRLLLAAIFAAALPHLASAEDPIKIGYAISKTGPFAPAAQTQLNAYQLWADKVAADGGIDVGGVKRPVQFVVYDDQSDFGKAPAIYEKLITSDKVDLLLAPWGTPFHFSIVGILEKYHFPVVGNSAASTTIRDVKPGNIWFTTSAIPDHLASELVKMMKSAGVKTVAINTLQLPFSQEFKKYLMPAIEKDGGFKVVVNEEYAPDTKDMTATLTKIKQAAPDAILSLSYPPDSVLFMKQERELGINAPFQLVLIGPTDHFFSKIFGSNLDGTITMGHWSPAQAKWPKAKPFYDAYFKKFNEPPDYLDSALAWMSIEVLEQAVKKVGLDKDKLRQEIASDTFDTINGPVKFNGVENVTTPTMYLQFQKGEAQIIWPASEETAKMIKKPAWSQN; this is encoded by the coding sequence ATGAAAAGACTTCTCCTCGCCGCGATATTTGCGGCAGCACTACCCCACTTGGCGTCGGCCGAGGATCCCATCAAGATCGGCTATGCGATCTCGAAAACCGGTCCTTTCGCGCCCGCCGCGCAAACCCAGCTCAATGCCTATCAGCTTTGGGCGGACAAGGTCGCAGCCGACGGCGGCATCGACGTCGGCGGCGTCAAGCGGCCGGTTCAGTTTGTGGTCTATGACGATCAGTCAGATTTCGGCAAGGCGCCGGCGATATATGAGAAGCTGATTACCAGCGACAAGGTCGATCTGCTGCTCGCGCCGTGGGGCACGCCTTTTCATTTTTCGATCGTCGGCATTCTGGAGAAGTATCATTTTCCGGTCGTAGGCAATTCGGCGGCATCGACCACGATCCGTGACGTCAAGCCGGGCAATATCTGGTTTACGACCTCGGCCATTCCGGATCATCTTGCGAGTGAGCTCGTCAAGATGATGAAGTCCGCAGGCGTCAAGACGGTCGCCATCAACACCCTGCAACTGCCGTTTTCGCAGGAATTCAAGAAATACCTGATGCCCGCGATCGAGAAGGACGGTGGCTTCAAGGTCGTCGTCAACGAGGAATATGCGCCCGACACCAAGGATATGACGGCGACACTCACCAAGATCAAGCAGGCGGCCCCGGACGCTATTCTGTCGCTGTCCTATCCGCCGGATTCGGTGTTGTTCATGAAGCAGGAACGCGAACTCGGCATCAATGCGCCGTTCCAACTGGTCCTGATCGGGCCGACCGATCATTTCTTCTCCAAGATCTTCGGCTCCAATCTCGATGGCACCATCACCATGGGCCATTGGTCGCCGGCGCAGGCAAAGTGGCCCAAAGCCAAACCGTTCTACGATGCCTATTTCAAGAAATTCAACGAGCCGCCGGACTATCTGGATTCGGCTCTGGCCTGGATGTCGATCGAGGTCCTCGAACAGGCCGTCAAGAAGGTCGGTCTCGACAAGGACAAGTTGAGACAGGAGATCGCTTCGGATACCTTCGACACCATCAATGGTCCCGTGAAGTTCAACGGCGTCGAGAACGTCACCACGCCCACGATGTATCTGCAATTCCAGAAAGGCGAGGCGCAGATCATCTGGCCGGCATCCGAGGAGACCGCAAAGATGATCAAGAAGCCTGCCTGGTCGCAGAACTGA